AACCATCAAACGCATCAAGGCCGAGTAAGAAGTATGTTAGTTACTTCTTCTCGCAAACCTTCTGCAAAGACCCGGACGCTTTGCAAACTTCTTTCGCGCTTTATTGCCGGCAGAAGTATTTCCCGCGGTAAGATGGGCATGCAGGAGCTTCTGGAGTTTGCAGAGGGTGGTCCTTTCATAGTCGTAGGAGAGTACCACGGAAACCCCGGGGAACTCGGCTTTTATGACGATACAGGGAAACTTCTTTTTTCTCTAAGGTTTTCGGACTGGTATTCTGAGGAAATCGATTCTTACTGGTTTCCAGATGTTGAACCGGGAATTGCAGGTAAGGGAGAGATTGCGGACGCATTTGAGTCTTTTTTCCATTTTAACAGGGTCGAAAGCGATAAAGTCGATCAGCTCCCCCCCCGTTCCACATTGATGGCGGCAGGAGAAAAAGAGATCGATTTTATGGGCAGTGGGAAGTCCCTTTTTAAGCTGACTGTCAAAGGTTTCAAAAAGTACTGACCGAACACCCTTTTTCAATCCCTTTTTTTAATATCAACTTTATTTATTTCAGGTCCGGATTTAAGAGTTCATTTTCAGGACTGTTGTTTTCAGAATAAACTTTTTAAATGTAAAGTTAGAATCCATATCCAGTTTAAATTTAAGGTTTTTAAATCCAGATTCTTCCCAGGAGGAGTTCTTTGAAACTTTCCGCAGAGTTTACATTTG
The Methanosarcina sp. WWM596 DNA segment above includes these coding regions:
- a CDS encoding rRNA maturation protein, coding for MLVTSSRKPSAKTRTLCKLLSRFIAGRSISRGKMGMQELLEFAEGGPFIVVGEYHGNPGELGFYDDTGKLLFSLRFSDWYSEEIDSYWFPDVEPGIAGKGEIADAFESFFHFNRVESDKVDQLPPRSTLMAAGEKEIDFMGSGKSLFKLTVKGFKKY